The following are from one region of the Corylus avellana chromosome ca1, CavTom2PMs-1.0 genome:
- the LOC132169491 gene encoding serine/threonine protein phosphatase 2A 57 kDa regulatory subunit B' beta isoform-like, translated as MAAQRNTLPASPRRRSTTLQRLFELDSRDENRSTNVFMFLSNSENEEILSIITYFSSPLESPSPQDLKRLKLTQLLSIIKQKTTLHDQTLAPLMLMLSKNLFRPLPPPSNASITSDFPDDEDPISNFSPKWSHLQILYDILLRVVASTDPKMLEDHVDQPFLLNLLALFQSEDPRERESLKNLYHRIYLRFTSYRSFMRKSMTDVFLHYIFDTDRHCGIGELLEIWGSIINGFTIPLKEEHKLFLMRVLIPLHKTKGMLAYHRQLAYCVSQFVQKEPVLGGLVVRGILRYWPVTSCQKEILLIGELEDLVENIDPDQYRKLALPLCSRITKCLNSWNSQVAERALYVWNNEHFVKMASAAIEEVFPVVVEGMEKNLKWHWSKSVGQLTENVKVMLEEMHPFLYSKCLEEIDLREYKARLDEMQRKEKWERIEMAAARKEFLQPPHYLCVSH; from the exons ATGGCTGCACAAAGAAACACCCTGCCTGCCTCTCCAAGGAGAAGATCCACCACCCTTCAGCGCCTCTTTGAACTTGATTCAAGGGATGAAAACAGAAGCACtaatgttttcatgtttttgtcaAATTCTGAAAACGAAGAAATTCTTTCTATTATCACATACTTCTCCAGCCCTCTTGAATCCCCTTCACCACAAGATCTTAAGCGGCTAAAGCTCACTCAGCTCCTCTCCATCATAAAGCAGAAGACGACACTGCATGATCAAACTCTAGCGCCTCTCATGTTGATGCTTTCGAAAAACCTGTTCCGGCCGCTCCCTCCGCCTTCCAACGCCTCCATTACCTCAGATTTTCCAGATGATGAAGACCccatttccaatttttcaccAAAATGGTCGCACCTCCAAATTCTCTATGATATCCTCTTACGAGTAGTTGCCAGCACAGATCCTAAGATGCTTGAAGACCATGTCGACCAGCCTTTTCTTCTCAATCTTTTAGCTCTTTTCCAATCTGAAGACCCCAGAGAACGCGAAAGCTTGAAGAATTTGTACCACCGGATATATTTGAGATTCACCTCCTACCGTTCATTCATGAGGAAATCAATGACAGATGTGTTCTTGCACTATATATTTGACACCGACCGGCATTGCGGCATCGGAGAGCTGCTTGAGATATGGGGAAGTATCATCAATGGTTTTACTATTCCACTCAAAGAAGAGCACAAGTTGTTCTTGATGAGAGTGCTGATTCCTCTGCACAAGACAAAGGGGATGCTGGCTTACCATAGGCAGCTGGCTTATTGTGTCTCTCAGTTTGTGCAGAAGGAGCCTGTGCTTGGAGGGCTTGTTGTGAGAGGAATTTTGAGGTATTGGCCTGTTACTAGTTGTCAGAAGGAGATTCTGCTTATAGGGGAATTGGAGGATCTGGTGGAGAACATAGATCCTGATCAGTATAGAAAGTTGGCTCTGCCTCTGTGTTCCAGGATTACAAAATGTTTGAACAGTTGGAACTCACAG GTTGCTGAGCGTGCACTCTATGTGTGGAACAATGAGCATTTTGTGAAGATGGCGTCAGCAGCAATAGAAGAGGTATTTCCTGTTGTGGTTGAAGGCATGGAGAAAAACCTAAAATGGCATTGGAGCAAAAGCGTAGGGCAACTGACAGAAAATGTGAAGGTGATGCTGGAAGAAATGCATCCATTTTTGTACTCCAAATGCCTCGAAGAAATTGACCTCAGAGAATATAAAGCTCGCCTGGATGAGATGCAGAGGAAGGAAAAATGGGAGAGAATTGAGATGGCAGCAGCCCGGAAGGAGTTCCTTCAACCACCACACTACTTGTGTGTTTCCCATTGA
- the LOC132165694 gene encoding uncharacterized protein LOC132165694 isoform X1 yields the protein MAFVSGLLANCSGLIHFHPKLPFKIERHNSTRYDDYKAFQPPARLQIHRARFQYSCPEHLGTRYVTFVGRNHHQLSFHDDLPEEPFWLSLIKEASWGLKSLFVFLVEQPSQLKYIEWPGFQSTLKTATLTLVIVAVLIVALTSVDSALCYMLALILRRTP from the exons ATGGCATTTGTTTCTGGGTTGCTAGCAAATTGTTCAG GTTTGATTCATTTCCATCCTAAACTGCCATTCAAGATTGAAAGACATAATTCTACGAGATATGATGATTACAAGGCCTTTCAGCCACCAGCTCGACTG CAGATTCATAGAGCAAGATTTCAATATTCTTGTCCAGAGCATTTAGGCACCAGATATGTGACATTTGTAGGAAGAAATCATCATCAGTTGAGCTTTCACGATGACTTGCCTGAGGAGCCCTTTTGGCTCAGTCTGATTAAGGAAGCCTCGTG GGgcttaaaatctctatttgtATTTCTGGTTGAGCAACCTAGTCAGCTGAAGTACATAGAGTGGCCAGGTTTCCAAAGCACG CTGAAGACTGCAACTCTCACTCTTGTTATCGTAGCAGTGCTCATCGTCGCACTAACCTCTGTTGACTCTGCCCTCTGCTATATGTTGGCTTTGATTCTCAGAAGAACCCCATAA
- the LOC132169476 gene encoding probable polyamine transporter At1g31830 translates to MERNSVEYVALGEGSTPKLDNFQKVSIIPLVFLIFYEVSGGPFGVEDSVKAGGPLLALLGFLLFPFIWSIPEALITAELGTMFPENGGYVVWVASALGPSWGFQQGWMKWLSGVIDNALYPVLFLDYLKSAIPALESGFPRVMAVLVLTVALTYMNYRGLTIVGWLAIFLGVFSLLPFLCMGIVAIPNLKPSRWVVVFDLNSVNWGLYLNTLFWNLNYWDSISTLAGEVDNPSKTLPKALFYALLLVVSAYFFPLLIGTGAIPLDRELWSDGYFSEIARILGGVWLRTWVQAASALSNMGMFVAEMSSDSFQLLGMAERGMLPSVFSKRSRYGTPVAGILFSASGVVLLSCLSFQEIVAAENFLYCFGMIMEFIAFVKLRMKYPAASRPYKIPIGTCGAILMCIPPTLLICVVLVLAPLKVMVMSLFAVMVGLVMQPCLEYTKRKRWLRFSMSTSDLPDYP, encoded by the coding sequence ATGGAGCGAAATTCCGTTGAGTATGTGGCTTTGGGCGAAGGATCGACTCCCAAGTTAGATAATTTTCAAAAGGTTTCGATCATACCTCTTGTTTTCCTAATCTTCTATGAGGTCTCCGGCGGCCCTTTTGGTGTCGAAGACAGTGTTAAGGCAGGCGGTCCGCTTTTAGCTCTTCTCGGATTCCTGCTTTTTCCGTTTATATGGAGCATTCCAGAAGCCTTGATTACGGCAGAGCTGGGCACCATGTTCCCGGAGAACGGCGGATATGTTGTTTGGGTTGCATCGGCTTTGGGGCCTAGCTGGGGATTTCAGCAAGGTTGGATGAAGTGGCTTAGCGGGGTTATTGATAATGCTCTGTATCCTGTTCTGTTTCTTGACTATCTGAAATCAGCTATCCCAGCTTTAGAATCTGGTTTTCCAAGAGTCATGGCGGTGCTAGTTTTGACTGTGGCTCTCACTTACATGAATTACAGGGGTTTAACGATTGTGGGATGGCTCGCTATATTTCTTGGAGTGTTTTCACTTCTTCCTTTCTTGTGTATGGGAATTGTTGCAATCCCAAATTTGAAGCCATCGAGATGGGTGGTTGTGTTTGATCTCAACAGTGTAAACTGGGGTTTGTACTTAAATACTCTGTTCTGGAATTTGAACTACTGGGATTCGATTAGTACTCTTGCTGGAGAGGTTGACAACCCGAGTAAAACTCTCCCAAAAGCTCTGTTTTATGCTCTTCTGTTGGTTGTTTCTGCctactttttccctcttttaaTTGGTACAGGAGCCATTCCACTTGATCGTGAGCTTTGGTCTGATGGGTATTTCTCAGAGATTGCCAGGATCCTTGGAGGTGTATGGCTGAGAACATGGGTTCAAGCAGCTTCTGCTCTGTCAAACATGGGGATGTTTGTGGCTGAGATGAGCAGCGACTCCTTTCAACTTCTGGGAATGGCGGAACGCGGGATGCTTCCCTCCGTCTTCAGCAAGAGATCTCGTTACGGAACCCCGGTCGCCGGAATTTTATTCTCGGCATCCGGTGTAGTCCTACTCTCATGTTTGAGCTTTCAAGAGATTGTAGCTGCAGAAAACTTCTTATACTGTTTTGGAATGATCATGGAGTTCATAGCATTTGTGAAGCTGAGAATGAAATATCCTGCAGCCTCTCGGCCTTATAAAATACCCATTGGTACATGTGGAGCAATTTTGATGTGCATTCCTCCAACCCTTTTGATTTGTGTGGTTTTAGTGCTTGCTCCTCTCAAGGTCATGGTTATGAGCTTATTTGCTGTGATGGTTGGGCTGGTTATGCAGCCTTGTCTGGAATACACCAAGAGAAAGAGATGGCTCAGATTCTCCATGAGTACTTCTGACCTTCCAGATTATCCATAG
- the LOC132169866 gene encoding protein FAR1-RELATED SEQUENCE 4-like translates to MKFSSEKELILYYRRYAQQSGFGVTSKGGKNNPDESHKYVTLTCARYGKKPTDAINIHKPNPTTKTGCKAKINALFKDGAWCLTTVNVNHNHALSPSKTRFFRCYRRIDDNVKRRLELNDIIVIGGAGVLYDYFTRMREMNDGFYAVMDLDDDSRLRNVFWADARSRAAYKYFWDVVTFDTTYLTNIYKMPFASFVEVNHHGQSILFGAGLLSGEDTATFVWLFETRLKCMNGQAPLAIITYQDKAMKSAIAKVFPRARHRFCLWHIMKKFPEKLGSHAQYKCGLKSAIQSAIYDCQTCVEFDNSWQGVLERSMLKEFVDQFDNALRRKAENEKVADFNSFHAILPCISHFSIEKKFQELYTNAKFKEVC, encoded by the exons ATGAAGTTTAGTTCTGAAAAAGAACTAATACTATATTATAGGCGGTATGCTCAGCAATCGGGGTTTGGGGTGACATCTAAAGGAGGTAAAAATAATCCAGACGAGAGTCATAAGTACGTCACCCTTACATGTGCTCGTTATGGCAAGAAGCCAACTGATGCAATTAATATTCACAAGCCTAATCCGACAACGAAAACTGGGTGTAAGGCCAAGATCAATGCATTGTTCAAGGATGGAGCATGGTGTTTGACTACTGTTAATGTGAACCATAATCATGCTTTAAGCCCTAGTAAAACAAGATTTTTTCGATGCTATAGGAGGATAGATGATAATGTGAAAAGAAGGCTCGAATTAAATGATATAATTGTGATAG GAGGTGCTGGAGTACTTTATGACTACTTTACTAGAATGCGAGAAATGAATGATGGCTTCTACGCTGTGATGGATTTGGACGACGACTCTAGGCTAAGGAATGTGTTCTGGGCTGATGCACGAAGCAGGGCTGCATATAAGTATTTTTGGGATGTGGTTACATTTGACACGACGTATTTGACCAATATATACAAAATGCCATTTGCTTCTTTCGTGGAAGTGAATCATCATGGTCAGTCAATACTTTTCGGGGCCGGATTACTATCAGGTGAGGATACGGCcacatttgtttggttgtttgaaaCACGGTTGAAATGCATGAACGGCCAAGCTCCACTTGCAATAATAACATATCAAGATAAGGCTATGAAAAGTGCAATTGCAAAAGTTTTTCCTAGAGCCCGACATAGATTTTGTTTATGGCACATTATGAAAAAATTCCCAGAGAAGCTAGGATCACATGCTCAATACAAGTGTGGCTTGAAGAGTGCCATACAAAGTGCAATCTATGACTGTCAAACTTGTGTTGAATTTGATAACAGTTGGCAAGGTGTACTGGAAAG AAGCATGCTGAAGGAATTTGTTGACCAATTTGACAATGCTTTGAGGAGAAAGGCTGAGAATGAGAAAGTAGCTGATTTCAATTCTTTTCATGCCATCCTTCCCTGTATATCTCATTTTTCTATTGAGAAGAAATTTCAAGAACTTTATACCAATGCAAAGTTCAAAGAAGTTTGTTAG
- the LOC132165694 gene encoding uncharacterized protein LOC132165694 isoform X2, which produces MAFVSGLLANCSGLIHFHPKLPFKIERHNSTRYDDYKAFQPPARLIHRARFQYSCPEHLGTRYVTFVGRNHHQLSFHDDLPEEPFWLSLIKEASWGLKSLFVFLVEQPSQLKYIEWPGFQSTLKTATLTLVIVAVLIVALTSVDSALCYMLALILRRTP; this is translated from the exons ATGGCATTTGTTTCTGGGTTGCTAGCAAATTGTTCAG GTTTGATTCATTTCCATCCTAAACTGCCATTCAAGATTGAAAGACATAATTCTACGAGATATGATGATTACAAGGCCTTTCAGCCACCAGCTCGACTG ATTCATAGAGCAAGATTTCAATATTCTTGTCCAGAGCATTTAGGCACCAGATATGTGACATTTGTAGGAAGAAATCATCATCAGTTGAGCTTTCACGATGACTTGCCTGAGGAGCCCTTTTGGCTCAGTCTGATTAAGGAAGCCTCGTG GGgcttaaaatctctatttgtATTTCTGGTTGAGCAACCTAGTCAGCTGAAGTACATAGAGTGGCCAGGTTTCCAAAGCACG CTGAAGACTGCAACTCTCACTCTTGTTATCGTAGCAGTGCTCATCGTCGCACTAACCTCTGTTGACTCTGCCCTCTGCTATATGTTGGCTTTGATTCTCAGAAGAACCCCATAA
- the LOC132169877 gene encoding rhamnogalacturonan I rhamnosyltransferase 1-like has product MLEHQVLHFTKTDYRLANNGIPEELQKLRCRANYEALRFTTSIEEIRKKIVRILRQNGPYLALRLRYEMDMLAFTSCNEGCNETEVDQLTKLRYDTPWWGRKAINSIKKRKDGRCPLTPEETALALRALDIDPSIQIYIAAGNIYGGERRMAPLRAAFPNLIRKETLLTTSDLKPFLKHSNMMAALDYIVSLQSDIFVPTYGGNMARVVEGHRRYLGFKMTINLDRWLLVYLIDHYRNGSLISWDEFSQEVKTSHADRMGSPTRRTEVPARPMQEDYFYSNPQECLPAIVKNPERT; this is encoded by the exons ATGCTTG AGCACCAAGTGTTGCATTTCACTAAGACTGATTATAGGCTTGCAAATAATGGGATTCCTGAAGAGCTTCAAAAGCTGCGGTGCCGAGCAAACTATGAAGCTCTGAGATTCACCACCTCAATAGAGGAAATAAGGAAGAAGATTGTCAGGATTCTGAGGCAAAACGGTCCTTACTTGGCTCTTCGTCTCAGATATGAAATGGATATGTTAGCATTCACTAGTTGTAATGAAGGTTGCAATGAGACAGAAGTTGATCAACTCACAAAACTGAG ATATGACACCCCATGGTGGGGACGAAAAGCAATAAATtctataaagaaaagaaaagacggCCGTTGCCCTTTAACTCCCGAGGAAACTGCACTTGCATTGAGGGCATTGGATATTGATCCCAGTATCCAAATTTATATTGCTGCTGGAAATATATATGGTGGGGAAAGGAGAATGGCCCCCCTCAGAGCAGCTTTTCCAAATCTG ATTAGAAAGGAAACATTGCTGACAACCTCAGACCTTAAGCCCTTCCTGAAACATTCAAACATGATGGCCGCGCTGGATTACATTGTATCATTACAAAGTGACATTTTTGTGCCAACATATGGAGGAAACATGGCAAGGGTTGTTGAAGGCCATCGACG ATATTTGGGGTTCAAGATGACAATCAATTTAGACAGATGGCTTCTAGTGTATCTGATAGATCATTACAGAAATGGGTCACTCATTAGCTGGGATGAATTCTCCCAAGAAGTGAAGACAAGCCATGCTGATCGCATGGGCAGCCCTACTCGAAGGACAGAGGTTCCTGCGAGACCCATGCAAGAAGATTATTTCTATAGTAATCCGCAGGAATGTTTGCCAGCAATTGTTAAAAATCCAGAGAGGACATAA